The Sulfitobacter sp. S223 genome has a window encoding:
- a CDS encoding short-chain fatty acyl-CoA regulator family protein — protein sequence MPNSSRKIFAGARIRLLRQSLNLTQAMFAQQIAISTSYLNQIENNQRALSGSVILALVDAFNFDLTELALDGAGKVSVDLQEILTDPIFADNEVLTQEIKVAATNAPNVTKAFLDLYAMFQKSREQLGRVDNALKDREASLAPLPYEEVRDHFHYNDNYIDELDRAAEGFSRSLDRGGADRHADLVDYLSKTHGVHVVLRKDKPSSGTIRSFETATKTLYLNAASTKATNLFQLAYQVGLIEQSKLVENLLDAADFHTEAAREVCRLTFANYFAGAVLLPYSDFANAAKEQRHDLEKLAFQFDASTEQVCHRLSTLQRGGNRGIPFYFLRIDQAGNITKRHSATSLQFTRFGGSCPLWNVHHAFQSPGEILRQLAITPDGVKYLSLAFDQTKRVAGFKSPVRKYVIGLGCEIKHAGHVVYADDLDLTNEQNFEPIGSSCRICERADCFHRSVPPIGKEIKIDHSTRGSVPFKIE from the coding sequence ATGCCAAACAGTTCACGAAAAATCTTCGCCGGTGCCCGCATCCGACTTCTGAGGCAGAGCCTTAATCTGACGCAGGCGATGTTCGCGCAGCAGATTGCAATATCCACAAGTTATTTAAATCAAATAGAAAATAATCAGCGGGCGCTGTCCGGCTCGGTTATTCTAGCATTGGTTGATGCCTTCAACTTTGACCTTACAGAACTCGCGCTTGATGGGGCTGGCAAGGTGTCTGTAGACCTGCAAGAAATTTTGACCGACCCCATTTTTGCAGACAACGAAGTGCTGACACAGGAAATAAAAGTCGCAGCGACAAACGCTCCAAACGTGACAAAGGCCTTTCTTGATCTCTACGCGATGTTCCAAAAGTCACGTGAACAGCTGGGCCGCGTCGACAATGCGCTGAAAGACCGCGAAGCGTCTCTGGCACCCTTGCCCTACGAAGAGGTGCGCGATCACTTTCACTACAATGACAACTATATTGACGAGCTGGACCGCGCAGCCGAGGGCTTTTCGCGGTCACTTGATCGCGGCGGGGCGGACCGGCACGCAGATCTGGTGGACTACCTGAGCAAGACGCATGGCGTGCATGTTGTCCTGCGCAAAGACAAGCCCAGCTCCGGCACCATCCGGTCGTTCGAAACTGCGACGAAGACCCTGTATCTGAATGCGGCATCAACCAAGGCCACGAACCTGTTTCAGCTGGCTTACCAAGTGGGCCTGATCGAACAGAGTAAGCTTGTTGAAAACCTGCTTGATGCGGCGGATTTTCACACCGAGGCTGCGCGTGAGGTTTGTCGTTTGACCTTTGCGAACTATTTTGCAGGTGCAGTTCTTTTACCTTACTCGGATTTCGCAAATGCCGCGAAAGAACAACGGCACGATCTCGAAAAGCTTGCGTTCCAGTTCGATGCAAGCACAGAGCAGGTATGCCATAGACTAAGCACACTACAGCGGGGCGGGAACAGGGGCATACCGTTCTATTTCTTGCGTATTGATCAGGCCGGCAATATCACAAAGCGCCACAGTGCTACCTCCTTACAGTTTACGCGTTTCGGGGGCAGCTGTCCGTTGTGGAACGTACATCATGCGTTTCAATCTCCGGGTGAGATATTGCGTCAACTGGCCATAACACCGGACGGCGTAAAATACCTGTCTCTCGCGTTTGATCAAACCAAACGCGTTGCGGGGTTTAAGTCGCCTGTGCGAAAATACGTGATTGGGCTGGGTTGTGAGATCAAACATGCAGGACATGTCGTCTATGCGGACGATCTAGACTTAACCAATGAGCAGAACTTTGAGCCGATTGGCTCCAGTTGCCGTATTTGTGAGCGTGCAGACTGCTTTCACCGCTCCGTTCCCCCGATTGGAAAAGAGATCAAAATCGATCACAGTACCCGAGGGAGCGTACCATTCAAGATCGAGTGA
- a CDS encoding transketolase yields MRHMPLALATLLACATTPALATSVSLPTSALSVVTLPTLQDDQIVEIKNDKDKGQKAAKKNKPKKAKNNKKADKGNKQKAKQVNKSQKPDKNKSDKNNSDKIEAKVKRSKEDRARISDEVLQVIAPRGRDMTALLGAAPLALLGSQINFFDVSDEQLLTYRNCPPGLAKKDPPCVPPGLAKQGVTYDEWVGYDDDRLDRIYLEQRDQYLGANVPLYDNLLLSSDQIASLYGLRPAPSGNRYALIDGQPVLLTDKDYTSLLRINDLARVENLPAGLRVAPTAALTQRELRQAYKLPELEPGYNYAVVNGELVTLHDSAFETLQLIRIARAIF; encoded by the coding sequence ATGAGACATATGCCCCTCGCTCTTGCAACGCTGCTTGCCTGTGCAACCACACCCGCCCTCGCGACAAGCGTTTCTCTGCCAACGTCTGCGCTTTCAGTTGTGACCTTGCCAACATTGCAGGACGATCAGATTGTTGAAATAAAAAACGACAAGGATAAGGGCCAAAAGGCAGCTAAAAAGAACAAGCCGAAGAAGGCTAAAAATAACAAAAAGGCGGATAAGGGAAACAAGCAGAAGGCCAAGCAAGTCAATAAATCCCAGAAGCCCGACAAAAATAAGTCTGACAAAAATAACTCCGACAAGATCGAAGCCAAGGTTAAACGGTCGAAAGAAGACCGTGCGCGTATTTCAGATGAAGTTCTGCAGGTGATTGCCCCTCGGGGGCGTGACATGACCGCGTTGCTTGGTGCCGCGCCGCTTGCCTTGTTGGGGTCCCAGATCAACTTCTTCGATGTCTCTGACGAGCAACTCCTGACATATCGCAATTGTCCCCCTGGGCTCGCAAAGAAAGACCCTCCATGCGTTCCTCCCGGTCTTGCCAAACAAGGCGTGACCTATGACGAGTGGGTAGGGTATGACGATGATCGGCTTGATCGAATCTATCTCGAACAGCGCGACCAGTATCTGGGCGCTAACGTGCCTCTTTATGATAACCTGCTGCTCAGCTCGGACCAGATAGCATCGCTATACGGGCTTCGTCCCGCACCATCAGGCAACCGCTATGCTTTGATAGATGGTCAGCCCGTTTTGCTGACCGATAAAGATTACACATCACTTTTGCGGATTAATGATCTGGCGCGGGTCGAAAACCTGCCTGCAGGTCTGCGTGTTGCGCCGACGGCTGCCCTGACGCAGCGCGAATTGCGTCAAGCTTACAAGCTGCCGGAGCTTGAGCCGGGTTATAACTATGCGGTTGTGAATGGTGAACTGGTGACCTTGCACGACAGCGCTTTTGAAACTTTGCAGCTGATCCGCATCGCACGCGCCATATTCTGA